A part of Microbacterium atlanticum genomic DNA contains:
- a CDS encoding type II 3-dehydroquinate dehydratase: MTAARRLLLVNGPNLNLLGIREPAVYGTATLADVERLTTDAAARRGFDVRAVQSNHEGVLLDAIHAARDDCAGIVINPGGLTHTSVVLRDALSGVGLPVAEVHISDIRSREEFRHHSYIADVAVVHVMGEGVAGYGRAVDLLIDAITGHAEG; this comes from the coding sequence GTGACCGCCGCCCGTCGCCTGCTCCTCGTCAACGGCCCGAACCTCAACCTCCTGGGCATCCGCGAGCCCGCCGTCTACGGCACCGCGACGCTCGCGGACGTGGAGCGCCTGACGACGGATGCCGCCGCCCGCCGCGGCTTCGATGTCCGCGCGGTGCAGAGCAACCACGAAGGCGTGCTGCTGGACGCGATCCACGCGGCCCGCGACGACTGCGCCGGGATCGTCATCAACCCGGGAGGCCTCACCCACACCTCGGTCGTCCTGCGCGATGCGCTGTCCGGAGTCGGGCTCCCGGTCGCCGAGGTGCACATCTCCGACATCCGCTCCCGCGAGGAGTTCCGCCACCACTCGTACATCGCCGACGTCGCGGTCGTGCACGTGATGGGTGAGGGCGTGGCGGGGTACGGCCGGGCGGTGGACCTGCTGATCGACGCCATCACCGGCCACGCCGAGGGCTGA
- the efp gene encoding elongation factor P: protein MASTADIKNGVVLNIDGQLWSVVEFQHVKPGKGGAFVRTKLKNVVTGKVVDKTYNAGAKIEIENVDRRDFTYLYSDGDGFVFMDTSDYDQITVPAATVGDAKNFLLENQQVTIALNNGNPLYIDLPASVVLEITYTEPGLQGDRSSAGTKPATVETGYEIQVPLFLETGTKVKVDTRTGDYLGRVN, encoded by the coding sequence ATGGCATCCACCGCAGACATCAAGAACGGCGTCGTCCTGAACATCGACGGGCAGCTCTGGAGCGTCGTGGAGTTCCAGCACGTCAAGCCCGGCAAGGGCGGCGCCTTCGTGCGCACCAAGCTCAAGAACGTCGTCACCGGCAAGGTCGTCGACAAGACGTACAACGCGGGCGCGAAGATCGAGATCGAGAACGTCGACCGCCGCGACTTCACCTACCTGTACAGTGACGGCGACGGCTTCGTGTTCATGGACACCAGCGACTACGACCAGATCACGGTTCCCGCCGCCACGGTGGGCGACGCGAAGAACTTCCTGCTGGAGAACCAGCAGGTGACCATCGCCCTCAACAACGGCAACCCGCTGTACATCGACCTTCCCGCGTCGGTCGTGCTCGAGATCACCTACACCGAGCCCGGCCTGCAGGGCGACCGCTCCTCGGCGGGCACCAAGCCCGCCACGGTCGAGACGGGCTATGAGATCCAGGTCCCGCTGTTCCTCGAGACCGGCACGAAGGTCAAGGTCGACACCCGTACGGGCGACTACCTCGGCCGCGTCAACTGA
- the nusB gene encoding transcription antitermination factor NusB, with translation MSSRSKARKRALDILFQADVRGDQPAVILAAEARRAAGEPARQASWLYAREIVDGVIDNQDAIDEQITTFAKDWSLARMPAVDRAVLRIATWELLYNDEVPAAVAIDEAVELAKEYSTDDSGAFVHGVLARIARAS, from the coding sequence ATGAGCTCCCGCTCGAAGGCGCGCAAGCGCGCGCTCGACATCCTCTTCCAGGCCGACGTCCGCGGCGACCAGCCGGCGGTGATCCTCGCCGCGGAGGCCCGGCGCGCGGCCGGCGAGCCGGCGCGGCAGGCGTCGTGGCTGTACGCCCGTGAGATCGTCGACGGGGTGATCGACAACCAGGACGCGATCGACGAGCAGATCACGACATTCGCGAAAGACTGGTCGCTCGCGCGCATGCCCGCCGTGGATCGCGCGGTCCTGCGCATCGCCACGTGGGAGCTGCTGTACAACGACGAGGTGCCCGCCGCCGTCGCGATCGACGAGGCGGTGGAGCTCGCGAAGGAGTACTCGACCGACGACTCCGGCGCGTTCGTCCACGGCGTCCTGGCCCGCATCGCCCGCGCGTCCTGA
- a CDS encoding DEAD/DEAH box helicase, with the protein MDAVTPPFVDPSHIRAFTDAGSYVRGAAYFADGAVQQLRWDAGAGVLESSVEGGGGRSYRCRVRIDPQRADRPIAATSCTCPVQFDCKHTVATLLAANRLAAAAASPDDGTSWRAVFAPAPPARTDGIVLALGLELRQRIHRGASTWAPARVETATPRGLHQFGADVLVGMRPLQRSSRSDAWIKGGVSWDALRRPGGRFDPAHARWFAELHSIGRDVRSFGAFSDVSEWLTLDDIESGLLWPHLRSAAERGIPLVATKRGTVVTLADSATVAVRALRTAGGFDVAPVVTIDGERADAAAVRPVGRTGVYRFAVAPDRIELVLAPVALPDPVPTLLSARDPVRVPREEADEFVRDHLPRIARRVTVEAPGIALTAPPRPHLVVRVHFEPDHRLVYTLAWRYGDGDPLGLDAPGDDRDADAENVIRARVQDLWHEHAPVGFASSGSLAGLDAAEFASRLLPVLEEEPDVRIEVSGRRPRYRELTGDPRIDVRTVETADPDWFDLGVVVTIDGRRIPFGTLFTALTRGRRKILLSDGAYFSLAHPSLRRLRELIEEAGELEEWEAGPRISRYQTALWADFEDLADEAQPAVAWRATVEGLRRADGVPETALPAGLHAELRPYQRDGYDWLSFLWHHRLGGILADDMGLGKTLQLLALIAHARESGEARPFLVVAPTSVVSTWRTEAERFAPGLRVRVVGATRAKRGPTAAGAAEATDVVVTSYTLLRLNEREFRDVEWAGVILDEAQFVKNSRTKAYRAVRDLPADVVYAVTGTPLENSLTELWALLSLTAPGLFPSARRFREEYVRPIESGKVPENQEGGPFRAARLERLRRRIRPLVLRRTKELVAAELPAKQEQEVRVELGAAHRALYDTVLQRERQKVLGLLDDLDRNRFIVFRSLTLLRMLSLAPELVDRAHSHIAPSKLGALFDQLDEALSEGHRALVFSQFTSFLGLVAAELERRGVPYAYLDGSTRDRDAAVAAFRGGEAPVFLISLKAGGFGLTLTEADYVFLLDPWWNPAAEAQAVDRAHRIGQHRSVLVYRLIASDTIEEKVMALQRRKARLFSSVMDDDALFGQALTADDIRGLFDR; encoded by the coding sequence ATGGATGCCGTGACCCCGCCGTTCGTCGATCCCTCGCACATCCGCGCGTTCACCGACGCCGGCTCCTACGTGCGCGGCGCGGCGTACTTCGCCGACGGCGCCGTGCAGCAGCTGAGATGGGACGCGGGCGCCGGCGTGCTCGAGTCGTCGGTCGAGGGGGGCGGCGGACGCTCCTATCGCTGCCGCGTCCGGATCGATCCGCAGCGGGCCGATCGGCCGATCGCGGCGACGTCCTGCACCTGTCCGGTGCAGTTCGACTGCAAGCACACCGTCGCCACGCTGCTGGCGGCCAATCGCCTCGCCGCGGCAGCGGCGTCCCCCGACGACGGCACCTCCTGGCGGGCGGTGTTCGCGCCCGCGCCCCCCGCGCGCACCGACGGGATCGTGCTCGCGCTCGGGCTGGAGCTGCGCCAGCGCATCCATCGCGGCGCGTCCACGTGGGCGCCTGCCCGCGTGGAGACGGCGACACCGCGCGGGCTGCACCAGTTCGGCGCCGATGTGCTGGTGGGAATGCGCCCGCTGCAGCGCTCGTCCCGCTCCGACGCGTGGATCAAGGGCGGCGTCTCGTGGGACGCGCTGCGCCGCCCCGGGGGGCGGTTCGACCCCGCACACGCCCGCTGGTTCGCCGAGCTGCACAGCATCGGCCGTGACGTGCGCTCCTTCGGTGCCTTCTCCGACGTCTCGGAGTGGCTGACGCTCGACGACATCGAGTCGGGCCTGCTGTGGCCGCACCTGCGGTCGGCGGCAGAGCGCGGCATCCCGCTCGTGGCCACCAAGCGCGGCACCGTCGTGACGCTCGCCGACAGCGCGACCGTCGCCGTCCGGGCCCTGCGGACGGCAGGAGGCTTCGATGTCGCCCCGGTGGTGACGATCGACGGGGAGCGGGCGGATGCCGCGGCGGTGCGTCCGGTCGGACGCACGGGCGTCTACCGGTTCGCGGTCGCTCCCGATCGGATCGAGCTCGTCCTCGCGCCGGTCGCGCTCCCGGACCCGGTGCCCACGCTGCTGTCAGCCCGCGACCCGGTCCGCGTTCCCCGAGAGGAGGCGGACGAGTTCGTCCGTGATCACCTGCCGAGGATCGCGCGTCGCGTGACCGTGGAGGCGCCGGGGATCGCCCTGACCGCACCGCCGCGCCCGCACCTGGTGGTGCGGGTGCACTTCGAGCCGGACCACCGGCTGGTGTACACCTTGGCGTGGCGTTACGGAGACGGCGACCCGCTCGGTCTCGACGCCCCGGGCGACGATCGCGACGCGGACGCCGAGAACGTCATCCGTGCCCGCGTGCAGGACCTCTGGCACGAGCACGCACCCGTGGGGTTCGCCTCGTCGGGCTCGCTGGCGGGACTCGACGCCGCCGAGTTCGCCTCACGGCTGCTGCCGGTGCTCGAGGAGGAGCCCGACGTCCGCATCGAGGTCTCCGGCCGACGACCGCGGTACCGCGAGCTCACGGGCGACCCGCGGATCGACGTCCGCACGGTCGAGACGGCGGATCCGGACTGGTTCGACCTCGGGGTGGTCGTGACGATCGACGGGCGGCGCATCCCGTTCGGCACGCTGTTCACCGCGCTGACCCGCGGTCGGCGGAAGATCCTCCTGAGCGACGGCGCCTACTTCTCCCTGGCGCATCCCTCCCTGCGCCGCCTCCGCGAGCTCATCGAAGAGGCGGGCGAGCTGGAGGAGTGGGAGGCCGGTCCCCGTATCAGCAGGTATCAGACCGCGTTGTGGGCGGACTTCGAGGACCTCGCGGACGAGGCGCAGCCCGCGGTGGCGTGGCGCGCCACGGTCGAAGGACTCCGGCGCGCCGACGGCGTGCCGGAGACCGCACTGCCCGCAGGACTCCACGCCGAGCTGCGGCCCTACCAGCGCGACGGGTACGACTGGCTGAGCTTTCTGTGGCACCACCGGCTCGGCGGCATCCTCGCCGACGACATGGGTCTCGGCAAGACGCTTCAGCTGCTCGCGCTCATCGCGCACGCCCGCGAGAGCGGCGAGGCCCGCCCGTTCCTCGTGGTCGCGCCGACCTCGGTGGTGTCGACCTGGCGGACCGAGGCAGAGCGGTTCGCCCCGGGGCTCAGAGTTCGAGTGGTAGGGGCCACGCGCGCGAAGCGGGGACCGACGGCGGCGGGAGCCGCCGAGGCGACCGACGTCGTCGTGACGTCCTACACGCTGCTGCGGCTGAACGAACGCGAGTTCCGCGACGTGGAGTGGGCCGGGGTCATCCTCGACGAGGCGCAGTTCGTGAAGAACAGCCGGACCAAGGCCTACCGGGCGGTGCGCGACCTGCCCGCCGACGTGGTCTACGCCGTGACCGGCACACCGCTGGAGAACAGCCTCACCGAGCTGTGGGCGCTGCTCTCGCTCACGGCGCCCGGCCTGTTCCCCTCGGCGCGGCGCTTCCGGGAGGAGTACGTCCGCCCGATCGAGAGCGGCAAGGTGCCCGAGAATCAGGAGGGCGGCCCCTTCCGCGCCGCCCGCCTGGAGCGGCTGCGACGGCGCATCCGCCCGCTCGTGCTGCGACGCACCAAGGAGCTCGTCGCCGCAGAGCTTCCCGCCAAGCAGGAGCAGGAGGTGCGCGTCGAGCTGGGAGCCGCGCATCGCGCGCTCTACGACACCGTGCTGCAGCGCGAGCGTCAGAAGGTGCTGGGGCTCCTCGACGATCTCGACCGCAACCGCTTCATCGTGTTCCGCTCGCTCACGCTGCTGCGGATGCTGAGCCTCGCGCCGGAGCTCGTCGACCGCGCCCACAGCCACATCGCGCCGAGCAAGCTCGGAGCGCTCTTCGACCAGCTCGACGAGGCGCTGTCGGAGGGCCACCGCGCGCTGGTGTTCAGTCAGTTCACGTCCTTCCTGGGCCTCGTCGCCGCCGAACTGGAGCGCCGCGGGGTGCCGTACGCGTACCTCGACGGCTCGACGCGGGACCGGGATGCTGCAGTGGCGGCGTTCCGCGGCGGCGAGGCGCCGGTCTTCCTCATCAGTCTGAAGGCCGGCGGGTTCGGGCTCACGCTGACGGAGGCCGACTACGTCTTCCTGCTCGATCCGTGGTGGAATCCCGCTGCCGAGGCGCAGGCGGTGGACCGCGCGCAC